The window CTTCGGCGATGCCTATCGAATGGATAAGCGGACACCGGGGGTGGGTGAACATCAAATTCATATCAACCCCTCAGCGGCCAAAGATCGTGGGATCAATGACGGGGACTATGTCTACGTCGATGGAAACCCGGTGGACCGGCCGTATCGTGGCTGGAAGCCCAGCGACCCCTATTACAAGGTGGCGCGGTTGATGATCCGGGCGAAGTACAACCCGGCCTTTCCGTATCATGTCACGATGGCCAAGCATGCGCCGTTTGTGTCGACGGCGAAGTCGGTGAAGGGGCATGAAACCCGGCCGGATGGACGGGCGATTGCGCTGGATACCGGGTATCAATCGAACTTCCGGTATGGGGCGCAGCAGTCCTTTACCCGCAGTTGGCTGATGCCGATGCATCAAACCGACTCGTTACCGGGTAAGCATCCAGTTGCCTGGAAATTCAAATGGGGTTTTGCGATTGATCACCATGCGGTCAATACGACGCCAAAGGAATGTCTCATCCGAATCACCAAGGCGGAGGATGGCGGCATCGGCGGGCGTGGGCCGTGGGAACCGGTCCGGACCGGGTTTACGCCAGGTCAGGAAAATGAGTTCATGATCAAATGGCTGAAGGGTGATCATATTAAGATCAAAGTGTAGGTGAGTTGGAGGCTGGGGGTTTTTTTTCTTGATTGCCGTCTAGAAAGAAACATTGCGAATACCTCCCCCAGCCTCCCTCTACTTACGCGGCGAATCTTATAAAGATTATCCTTTGGAGGATGCTATGACATTTGAGATCGACGTAAATCACAACCAATTACCAGGACCTGTCGGTGAGCAAACCCTATGTATTTGTGGTGGATGATGATGAGGTGATTCGCTCAAATATTGCGAAAAAACTTTCCCGTTTACATTGCACGGTCCGTGCCTTTGAATCGGGAGAGGCCTTGATGGAATTTTTGAGAGATCATAGGGATGAACCTGATGTGATCTTGGTGGATTATAAAATGGGTGGGATGAATGGGGTCGAAACCGTGCGGGCAGTAAGAAAGGTTTCATCCACTCCTACCGTAATATTTACGGCGTACGAAGGCCTGGTGGACTTGCAGGCCGTAAAGCAACTCGGGCGCTGCGAAGTCCTGCTTAAAACGATAGATCTGAGTGTATTGGGTTCTATCGTGAATGAAGCAATGGCTCTAAGAAAGATGCGACAGTTAAATTGGGTTGATACGGGAGGGTTGCCAACTTGAGGGTTGGCGGACTTGGCCCGGGCAGCCCCGAAATTTTCACTGAAACGGAGGATGACAATGCCTGAAGTGTATAACTGGCAGTTAGGACGAAAGATGCTGTATCCGTATGAGGAGCGGCATCCGAAATGGCAGTTCGCGTTTGTCTTTAACATCAACCGGTGTTTGGCGTGTCAAACCTGTTCGATGGCGGACAAGTCGACGTGGCTGTTCAGCAAAGGGCAGGAATACATGTGGTGGAACAATGTGGAGACGAAGCCGTACGGGGGCTATCCGCAGTTCTACGATGTGAAGATCACGCAGTTGATTGAGCAGGTCAATCCGGGCGGGCAGGTGTGGAACGTGCGGGTGGGCCGCAAACACCATGCGCCGTATGGGGTGTTTGAAGGGATGACGATCTTTGATGCGGGCGCCAAGATCGGGCAGGCGGCCATTGGCTACATCCCGACCGACCAGGAATGGCGGTTTGTGAATATTTATGAAGATACGGCCACCTCGATGCGGGCGATTGTGGAAGGGGTGGACAAGACGGGGTTTACGAAAGAAGAGCCGTGGAAAATGCAAGGCAGCAGCTTGCCGGAGCATGAGACGTACTTCTTCTATCTGCAACGCATCTGTAACCACTGTACGTATCCGGGGTGTCTGGCGGCGTGTCCGCGGAAGGCCATCTACAAGCGGCCGGAAGACGGGATTGTGTTGATCGACCAGAACCGGTGCCGGGGGTACAAGAAGTGTGTGGAGCAATGCCCGTTTAAAAAGCCGATGTACCGGGGCACGACGCGGGTGAGTGAGAAGTGTATCGCGTGCTATCCGCGGGTGGAAGGCAAAGACCCCTTAACGGGGGGCGAGCCGATGGAGACGCGGTGTATGGCGGCGTGCGTGGGGAAAATCCGGCTGCAAGGGTTGGTGAAGGTGGGCGATGACGGGCTCTGGGCGGAAGATCGCTGGAATCCGTTGTACTATGCCATTCGGGTGGAACAAGTGGCGTTGCCGTTGTATCCGCAATGGGGCACGGAACCCAACGGGTATTACATCCCCCCGCGGCAGGCACCGCGGGGCTACATCCGGCAGATGTTCGGGCCGGGGGTGGATAATGCGATTGAGAAGTATCTGGTGCCGAGCCGGGAGTTGTTGGCGGTGCTGCAGTTGTGGCGGGCGAGCCAGCAGATCATCTTCCGGTATGACGTGATTCCGGGGCCGAAAGTGTTTGAAACCCAGATCCATGGACGGAAGTTTGAGATGTACAACGACACGGTGTTGGGCTTCAACAAGTCGGGCAAGGAAGCGGTGCGGCAGCAAGTGGAAGAGCCGATTTACATCCGCCCGGCGGAGCGGGTGAACTGGCTGTAAGCAGGGAGCCCAGAGGGGAACCCGAAGAGCAGGGGGCGACATTCGTCGCCCCCTGCTTTTTTTTGTTTCCCTTATTGACCTGGTCTTGAGGAAATGAGAGGGTCAACGAAAATGATCATCAGGGTGGCATTCGTATCACTTTTTCTTTGAAATATGGAGATTTTAGATGGTAGCACCATCATCATTAACTTTGGTGCAAGCGTTGTCCCTACTTTTTTCAAAAATAGTATTTTTTCCGTTTGTTTGAAATTTTGAATCCTGTTCGTTGAACTTTTTTAGGGAGAAGCGAGTTGGTATAGTTAGGCCGGTGGGTCATCGTATCTTGTGAAAGTGGTTTGCCGGGACATTATTAGCTGGATATTGGCTAAGGAGGGGCGATGTCGCAATTGCCACAATTACAGAGAGAACTGGATTCGGCCAGGTCACGTACTGATAGACTATTTTCGTTTATTCGTGCCGAGGCCATGTATGAGCGTCCCATTCCTGAGCGGAACCGCCTCATTTTTTATTTGGGACATCTTGAGGCTTTTGACTGGAATCAGATCGGTCGATGGACATTGGGCATGCCGTCCTTTCATGAATCATTTGATCAATTATTTGAAGCCGGTATTGATCCTTCCCTTGGAAACTATCCCCTTGACCAACCTTCCGATTGGCCAACGCTCAATGAGGTATATAGGTATAATGCCCGTGCTCGCGAAGAAGTGGATCGCCTGTTGGCATCTGTTCCAGAATGGATAGTTCATACGGCGATTGAACATCGTCTGATGCATGCTGAAACTAACGCCTATTTACTGCACCATTTGGATTCGAAGCACAAAATTCCCCCATCCGATTTTTCTTGCCTCTCCTCTTTTTCACTCTCAGATGAAAAGACTAAAGATGAGATGATTGAAATCCCGGAAGGCATTGCGACCTTAGGGATGAAACCGGACGAAGGGTTTGGGTGGGATAACGAATTCGCCCAACATGAGGTGGCTGTCCCTGCGTTTTTAATCAACCGGTATAAAGTGACGAACCAACAATATTTGCGATTTGTCCAGGATGGTGGGGAACCCTCGGCTTTTTGGGTCAAACGAGAGGATGCCTGGTATGTTCGCACAATGTTTCACGAGATTCCATTACCGAAATCCTGGCCGGTGTATGTGACGCACCGACAGGCACAAGCGTATGCTGACTGGATCGGGATGACCCTCCCGACCGAAGCGCAATTCCATCGCGCAGCCTTTGGCACTCCGGCCGGTATTGAACGACCTTTCCCCTGGGGTGATGAAGCGTCAAGATTGCAACATGTAAATGTTGATTCTCAATCCTGGGATCCCGTTCCGGTTACGGCCCAGTCCAGTGAGCACAGTGGTTTTGGGGTGGCACAGATGGTAGGGAACGGGTGGGAATGGACATCCACTCTTTTTCATCCTTTTCAAGGTTTTTCGCCCCTTCCCACCTATCCCGGCTATTCGGCCAGGTTTTTTGACCAGGATCATTATGTGGTGAAAGGTGGTGGTCCTCATACCGCGAGCCGGCTATTACGCCGGTCATTTCGAAATTGGTTTCGACAAAGTTATCCCTATGCGCATATCGGGTTCCGTTGTGTGCAATCCTAATGCATGACGCTAGTCCCCACCGTGTTGCGTTTCGGATTAAACCGTTCCATGCGACAGATTCCACAAAGAGCAGGGTATTTGTGGCATTTCCTCCTTATCTTAATTCTCTGGGGGAATCCAGCCCATGCGACTGACAGCCTGGTCATTTTGCATTCGAGTGAACATCACGGGGTCGCGCTTCCGCTTGATCAAGCCGGGGAGATTAAAATTGGAGGGTTGGCCAGGCGGGCCACAATTGTCGAAGAAGTTCGGCAGGAAGGCGTGCCGGTTTTATTAGTGGATTCCGGGGATATCCTTATTGGAACGGCTTTGTCTTCCTGGTTCCGAG of the Nitrospiraceae bacterium genome contains:
- a CDS encoding SUMF1/EgtB/PvdO family nonheme iron enzyme, with the translated sequence MSQLPQLQRELDSARSRTDRLFSFIRAEAMYERPIPERNRLIFYLGHLEAFDWNQIGRWTLGMPSFHESFDQLFEAGIDPSLGNYPLDQPSDWPTLNEVYRYNARAREEVDRLLASVPEWIVHTAIEHRLMHAETNAYLLHHLDSKHKIPPSDFSCLSSFSLSDEKTKDEMIEIPEGIATLGMKPDEGFGWDNEFAQHEVAVPAFLINRYKVTNQQYLRFVQDGGEPSAFWVKREDAWYVRTMFHEIPLPKSWPVYVTHRQAQAYADWIGMTLPTEAQFHRAAFGTPAGIERPFPWGDEASRLQHVNVDSQSWDPVPVTAQSSEHSGFGVAQMVGNGWEWTSTLFHPFQGFSPLPTYPGYSARFFDQDHYVVKGGGPHTASRLLRRSFRNWFRQSYPYAHIGFRCVQS
- a CDS encoding response regulator, with the protein product MSKPYVFVVDDDEVIRSNIAKKLSRLHCTVRAFESGEALMEFLRDHRDEPDVILVDYKMGGMNGVETVRAVRKVSSTPTVIFTAYEGLVDLQAVKQLGRCEVLLKTIDLSVLGSIVNEAMALRKMRQLNWVDTGGLPT
- a CDS encoding nitrate oxidoreductase subunit beta, whose translation is MPEVYNWQLGRKMLYPYEERHPKWQFAFVFNINRCLACQTCSMADKSTWLFSKGQEYMWWNNVETKPYGGYPQFYDVKITQLIEQVNPGGQVWNVRVGRKHHAPYGVFEGMTIFDAGAKIGQAAIGYIPTDQEWRFVNIYEDTATSMRAIVEGVDKTGFTKEEPWKMQGSSLPEHETYFFYLQRICNHCTYPGCLAACPRKAIYKRPEDGIVLIDQNRCRGYKKCVEQCPFKKPMYRGTTRVSEKCIACYPRVEGKDPLTGGEPMETRCMAACVGKIRLQGLVKVGDDGLWAEDRWNPLYYAIRVEQVALPLYPQWGTEPNGYYIPPRQAPRGYIRQMFGPGVDNAIEKYLVPSRELLAVLQLWRASQQIIFRYDVIPGPKVFETQIHGRKFEMYNDTVLGFNKSGKEAVRQQVEEPIYIRPAERVNWL